AAAATGAATTTATCAAAACCATTCAATTTTTGAATGGTTTTTGCATTGACTAATTAAAAAAAATTAGACTTATGAAAAATACGATTGCTGTTATAGCATTATCTTCTTTCTTAGCAGTGATTGCCTGTAAAAAAAGTGAAAAAGCAGAAGCTGCAGATAAAATAGAAAACAAAGCACCTGAAGAATTTGTTGTAGACTCTGTGAAAGTAAATGATTCTGTGAAAATAACAGATTCATTAAAGCTTTCTTTCACTTCAAAACTCCTGGTTTTCCCAACAATAAAAGATAAAAAGCTGCTGGACAGTATCTATTTCCAGAATGAAAAAATTACAGACTTCTCTAAAGCCGGACTTCAGGCTTATCTTGATAGCGAAAAGAATAATTACTTCAACTCTGTGAAAAATGATAATAAAGACTGGGTTTCAGATGTCACTTATGCCCAAAATTGGTATTCAAGCTCACACATGAATTTAATTTCTAATACCAATGGCTATATGCATATACAATATACAGGAAGTGGCTATGAAGGTGGTGCTCATGATAATTATGGATTTTCAGAAAGAGTTTTTGATCTTAAAAACAGTAAAAAATTAGAATTGAAAGATATTACTTCAATGCCTGAAAATAATATTGAAGCTATTCTGATGAAAAATATTGATAAAATGAACAGCGGAACGATGGATGGGGACGGCGAAGTAAAAAATTCGGAGATGTTGTTAATAGAGAAAATTCCGGCATCAGATAACTTCTATTTTGATGATAAAAACCTGTATTTTCATTACAGTCCATACGAAATTGCAGCTTTTGCAGCAGGAGATATTACAATTCCTGTCTCATGGGAAGACCTGAAAGGGACTTTAAATGCAGAATTTAAAGAAAGAATGAAAATTAAGTAAATTAATGCTTCCAGTTTAAGGAAGCATTTTCTATTTTTGCGTTGATGAAAAAAGTAGCATTTATTATCAATCCATTTTCAGCCAAAAAGAATTACCAGCCGTTTTTGAACGAGCTTAAAAATAAGGTTGAAAATCCATTATATTACGTTTCAGAATCTATTCTGGGAACGGATGAGTTCATTAAAGATCATTTTGATGAAGTGGATATTTTTGTCGCTATAGGAGGGGATGGAACTATTTCCACCGTGGCAAAAAATCTTATTAATACTGAAAAAATTCTGGCAATTTTTCCGGCGGGTTCAGGAAACGGATTTTCCAATGAAACACAATTCAGTAAAAATCTGGACGAACTTTTAGAAAAAATAAAAGTCAAGAACTCCAGAAAGATTGATACATTTACGGTGAATGACAGGCTATCAATCAATGTTTCTGGGACAGGATTTGATGGTAAAGTAGTCAAAGAGTTTGAAAAAACGAGTCGTGGATTCAAAAACTACATCAAGGTTTCTCTGAAAACCTTCTTCAATTATAAACCTATTAAGGTGAAGTTTTTTGATGAAGAATACCAACAGTATAACGGCCGTTATCTGATGATGAACATCGCTAATACGCGTCAGTTTGGGAACAATGCTTATATTGCACCAAAAGCAAGTAAAAGTGACGGACTGGTGGATATGGTTTTGGTTAAGAAGTTTCCGCTTACTTATTCTGCACTGTTTGCTTTCAGGATGTTTACCAAAAGGCTGAAAGATGATGAATACGTAACGTATCTTCCGGTTTCCGAAATATCATTTAAAGTAAATACCAAAAACTGGCATCTGGATGGGGAATTCAATAAGATCAAATCACCTGTTCATATAAAAGTACAGCCAGCGAGTTTGAATATTTTGGTTTAAGGTTTTGAGTTGCTGGTTTGTTCGAGTTGCGGATTATACATAACATTGCACTCTGAACCCTGAATTCTCTCCCTAATCCCTGCAACCTAAAACCCACTATCTGCCGCCTATTTACATTTCCAGCTTTTTTTCCACTTCAGCCGGATGATCCAGGCAATATTGAAGCTGCTCTTTGTCAAGCTGTTTTTCCCAGTTGGCAACCACTACTGTTGCTACAGAATTCCCGATTACATTGGTAAGAGCTCTGCATTCACTCATAAATTTGTCAATTCCAAGAATCAAAGTCATTCCGGCAATCGGAATTTCAGGAACTACTGCCAACGTTGCTGCTAATGTAACAAATCCGGCACCTGTAACTCCTGCAGCCCCTTTTGAACTTAGCATAGCCACTAAAAGAAGCATCAGTTGCTTTTCAATCGGAAGATGAATGTTTAAAGCTTGCGCAATAAAAAGAGAAGCGAGCGTCATATAAATATTGGTTCCGTCGAGATTAAAAGAATATCCGGTAGGAACTACAAGACCTACAATGGCTCGTGAGCAGCCTGCTTTTTCCAGTTTTTCCATGATTCCCGGTAAAGCAGATTCTGATGAGCTTGTACCCAAAACGAGAAGAAGTTCTTCTTTAAGGTAGAAAAGAAGTTTAAAAATATTAAATCCATTATACCATGCTACGGCTCCCAACACCAAAACCACAAAAAGAATAGAGGTGATATAGAATGTTGCTACCAGAAATATCAGGTTCAGTACAGAATGAAGTCCATATTTTCCGATCGTAAATGCCATAGCTCCGAAAGCTCCAATTGGGGCAAGCTTCATAAGCATATGAACAATTTTGAAAACCGGAGTAGACAGATCTTGCAGAAAGTCTGTAACTTTCTGGCTTTTTTCTTTTGTTAAAACCAAAGCAACTCCCATTAAAATAGCCACTAAAAGAACCTGAAGGATATTTTCACCCACCAAAGGACTGAATAAAGTCTCCGGAATAATATTCATAATGAAGCCCGTAAGTGTTGATTCGTGAGCTTTTGCCTGATATTGTGAAACATCACCGGAAAGGGTAGAAGGATCAATATTCAAACCATGACCTGGCTGTAAGAGATTTCCGACTATTAACCCGATGATTAGAGCAAGGGTTGAAAAGGTAAAGAAATAGATCATTGCTTTGATAGCAATTCTTCCTACCTTTTTTAAATCGGTCATGTGGGCGATTCCTAAGGTGAGGGTGATGAAAATAACCGGAGCGATTATCATTTTAACCAATTTGATGAATCCGTCTCCCAAAGGTTTCATCTTTTCTCCCAATTCAGGGTAGAACTTTCCCAGAAGAATACCGGTAACAATGGCTATAATCACCTGGAAGTAAAGCTGATTGTATATTTTTTTTGCTTTCAAAGAACAGTCGTTTTGTTTTTTTAAGGCCGAAAATTAAGAAAATTTATCTGAAAACATGACAAAAGTCATTGAAAAATCCCTGTAGAGATAATTAATATAAATTCATCTAGATACTATAATTGGGAAGATTTGAAAAAAATGTCATTCGTTAGGTTTTCAATAACCTCGCAAAAGTATAGAAGGAAATTTTAACACGTCAAGTTTTGTCGCTATTCCCATTTACATTTGTTTTTAGAAGCGTTTCAAAAAAAAAACAAACAAAACACAATTTTATGGAAAATATTTTAGACGATCTTAATGATTTTGACGAAGAAAGTAAAAGAATGCTTCGAGGAAGTCGTATCATACAATTCGGAGAACTAAGGAAAGGGATTTATGGAAATGATAAAGACCCTTTTGAAGACATAAAAAGGAATAAAACATTTGATGAAATCTCTAATGAATATGTGTTGAGTACGCCTTTTGAGAAAAAGAGTACTTTTTATAAACCTACTACTGAAGATTATGATGCTTTATCCAAGGGTTTTTACACGGGTGGGATTAATTATGAACTTCTTGCAAAAGATTTGAAAGAAAAATTAGGACTGATAAATAACTTCTTGTTTGAGCCAGAAAAGTATCTATTGGAAGATAAGACCGTTTATTCAGGTTCTTCCTCGTTTAATGCTCCTGTATTCAGTAGTATTAAAAATAACAAACCCTTTGTATATAAAAAGAATGATACAGAAATTCAGGCGACTTTTGATTTAGCCAAATTAAATACCAGAAAAAATTTACTGAGTAACTCTTATAATTTTGGGATTTATTTTGACAATTATAAAGTGACCTATAATATTAACTTTATCTATAAAGACGGAGAGAATAAGAAGTTTTCTGATGCACAAACGGATGCAACTGAAACTCCCTATGATTTCAAATTGAATGACGAATACATAGCAATAAAACTTTATACAGGAAGTGCAGAAACCTTTATTGAATTTTTGAGAATTATAAAAGGTAATTCACAAGCTGAGCAAATGAAAAATGATATTATCCGATATTATAAACATTTTTTTGCAACCGCTAAAAGCAACCCTGATATTATAGATGCTTTATATGAAAATATCCCTGATTTTGTTTTGGAAGTCCTTACAGATGAAATGCTTTGGAAGGATTTTGTTTCTCTTTCTGAAAAAGCTATTGATACATCTGGTACTAATGAAAATCTTTCAGTCATTAATCTGTTAAAAGGTGTAAAAAATGGTGTTTGGTGGAGCACGCAGGTTAATAACAGTCCTAACGTAGTAAGAAAAGTTTTGAATAAACTCAAAGCCAACTATCTTGAAAATTTCATTATTGCATTGACAAAAGTGGGAATTAATGCATGGAAAGATTCTGATTACCAAAATGCGATAACCTATTCTCTCGAAATGAAAGACACGTTGAAAAATGGTGTTGTTGAAAACAGATTTGTGTATTGGAGCGGATTTTTGGAAAAAGAGAAGAAATTTGAAGTCGGTTTTACCATTCACTCTTATGAAAATGGGAATCAAGCTCCTTCGGAAAGTGGTTCTGAAACATTGGGCATAAATGAAGCCTTTACTCCGCTGAGAATATCAGATGAAAAGGAAGATTATTTTATACCTACAATTGTGGCGAATTATTTCACTGAAAAGCAAATTGAAAATGACAGATGGACAATTTTAGAGAATATTACAGCAGGGTTACTACCTGAATTTGAATTAATTGCCTTTAGGAATTTTTCTTCTTTAATTTCAAAATTAAGATATTCCAGATATTTAAAGGTTTTGGGAGAAAATCCTGCGTTTCAGAAAATATTAGTTGAGCTTTCCAGCACAAGGTATATGGCAAAATATTTATCTTTGGAAGAGGAAACGGCAGTAAGGCTTTATACATCAGGATATTATTCTGGTTTAAACAGAGCTTTAAGAGGAGAAATTGCGATAACAGAAGAATATAAAGTATTTAAAGAGTTACTCAATAATGCTTTGAAGAAATTACCAAAAACAAGTTCATCTACTTTTTACAGGTTAGAAAAAATGTCTCCTGAAATGTTGAGTAAAGAATATGCAATAGGTAAGACAATTGAAAAGAAAGGCTTTACTTCTTCTACTTATGATTATATGGCAGCAGAAGAAATGATGTTTGATGATTCTGGTCTTAATGTATTAATAAAAATTACAGGAAAAAATGGTAAGAACATAGAAGATGCATCATTATTACCAGCAGAAAGAGAAGTGCTTTTTAGAAGTAATACCAAATTTGAAGTAGAAAGTGTAAAATTTGATGTAAGTCCTGTTGATAATGTAAGTCCCATAACAAGAGTAAATATAAAAGAGAGATAACATGGAAGATTTAAACAATAAACTAAATATTTTATTAGAGAAAGAGAAGGTTATTAAAGATGAAATTGAGATTATTAAGAAAGATTACAATTATAATGATGGATTTTCAGATAAAGACGATTTAGAAAAATTCATTAAAGAAAATAGAAAAATCTTAGATGAGTTGACCAATATTAAAAAAGAAATAAGAGTATTAAAATTAGAATTAATGACACCCGAAGAGAAGTTAGAATACTATCGCCAAAAGGAACTTGCTAAAGAAAAATATAAAAAATCTGATTTGAGCTAGTTATGATTTAATTTGACCGTAGGTAAAAAATGATTGGTTCTACCTTAGTATTATGGTAGAACCAATCATTTATATTTATAAAATTTAATTAATTATAAAAGTTTAAACAGCTTTGGTGAATTAGTTAATTATTCCACCGCTACAGAATCATCCCCACGCCCATCTGCCACAGCATGAATATTTCCTTTTTCGTCAAGGACAATCATTTCTGTTTTGCCGATATATTTTGTTTTTTCAATCACATAATTTTTGCTTTTCAGCTCAGAAATGGTACTTTCCGGGAAATTATTTTCCACAGTAATGGTTTCCGGCAGCCACTGATGATGGAATTTCGGTGCATTCACCGAGGTATTGGCATTCAATTTAAAATCTACCACATTCACAATGGATTGATAGACTGAAGTCGGGATTGTAGTTCCCCCCGGCGTTCCCACAACCATAAAAGGCTTTCCGTTTTTAAGAATAATAGTTGGAGTCATAGAAGAAAGCATTCTTTTATTCGGCTGGATAGAATTAGCTTCTCCACCTACAGCTCCGAACATATTCGGTACACCCGGTTTGATAGAGAAATCATCCATTTCATTATTTAAAAAGAATCCAGCTCCTGAAACAAGAACTTTACTTCCGTAATATCCATTAAGAGTAGTGGTTACAGAAGCGGCGTTTCCGTCTTTATCCAATACGGAGATGTGAGTAGTCTGCATAGATTCTTTAGGCTGTTCTATAATTTTACCTACTTCTGCACTTGGAGTTGCTTTGTCAAAACTGAAGCTTTTCCATCTGCCTTTCAGATAGTCATCCGAAATAAGGTAAGTGGTTTTGTCCTGAATAAAATCCGGATCGCCCATATATTCTGCTCTGTCTGCATAGGCTCTTCTTTCTGC
The nucleotide sequence above comes from Chryseobacterium sp. 7. Encoded proteins:
- a CDS encoding diacylglycerol/lipid kinase family protein, producing MKKVAFIINPFSAKKNYQPFLNELKNKVENPLYYVSESILGTDEFIKDHFDEVDIFVAIGGDGTISTVAKNLINTEKILAIFPAGSGNGFSNETQFSKNLDELLEKIKVKNSRKIDTFTVNDRLSINVSGTGFDGKVVKEFEKTSRGFKNYIKVSLKTFFNYKPIKVKFFDEEYQQYNGRYLMMNIANTRQFGNNAYIAPKASKSDGLVDMVLVKKFPLTYSALFAFRMFTKRLKDDEYVTYLPVSEISFKVNTKNWHLDGEFNKIKSPVHIKVQPASLNILV
- a CDS encoding ADP-ribosyltransferase domain-containing protein, which encodes MENILDDLNDFDEESKRMLRGSRIIQFGELRKGIYGNDKDPFEDIKRNKTFDEISNEYVLSTPFEKKSTFYKPTTEDYDALSKGFYTGGINYELLAKDLKEKLGLINNFLFEPEKYLLEDKTVYSGSSSFNAPVFSSIKNNKPFVYKKNDTEIQATFDLAKLNTRKNLLSNSYNFGIYFDNYKVTYNINFIYKDGENKKFSDAQTDATETPYDFKLNDEYIAIKLYTGSAETFIEFLRIIKGNSQAEQMKNDIIRYYKHFFATAKSNPDIIDALYENIPDFVLEVLTDEMLWKDFVSLSEKAIDTSGTNENLSVINLLKGVKNGVWWSTQVNNSPNVVRKVLNKLKANYLENFIIALTKVGINAWKDSDYQNAITYSLEMKDTLKNGVVENRFVYWSGFLEKEKKFEVGFTIHSYENGNQAPSESGSETLGINEAFTPLRISDEKEDYFIPTIVANYFTEKQIENDRWTILENITAGLLPEFELIAFRNFSSLISKLRYSRYLKVLGENPAFQKILVELSSTRYMAKYLSLEEETAVRLYTSGYYSGLNRALRGEIAITEEYKVFKELLNNALKKLPKTSSSTFYRLEKMSPEMLSKEYAIGKTIEKKGFTSSTYDYMAAEEMMFDDSGLNVLIKITGKNGKNIEDASLLPAEREVLFRSNTKFEVESVKFDVSPVDNVSPITRVNIKER
- a CDS encoding RsiV family protein, which encodes MKNTIAVIALSSFLAVIACKKSEKAEAADKIENKAPEEFVVDSVKVNDSVKITDSLKLSFTSKLLVFPTIKDKKLLDSIYFQNEKITDFSKAGLQAYLDSEKNNYFNSVKNDNKDWVSDVTYAQNWYSSSHMNLISNTNGYMHIQYTGSGYEGGAHDNYGFSERVFDLKNSKKLELKDITSMPENNIEAILMKNIDKMNSGTMDGDGEVKNSEMLLIEKIPASDNFYFDDKNLYFHYSPYEIAAFAAGDITIPVSWEDLKGTLNAEFKERMKIK
- a CDS encoding dicarboxylate/amino acid:cation symporter; amino-acid sequence: MKAKKIYNQLYFQVIIAIVTGILLGKFYPELGEKMKPLGDGFIKLVKMIIAPVIFITLTLGIAHMTDLKKVGRIAIKAMIYFFTFSTLALIIGLIVGNLLQPGHGLNIDPSTLSGDVSQYQAKAHESTLTGFIMNIIPETLFSPLVGENILQVLLVAILMGVALVLTKEKSQKVTDFLQDLSTPVFKIVHMLMKLAPIGAFGAMAFTIGKYGLHSVLNLIFLVATFYITSILFVVLVLGAVAWYNGFNIFKLLFYLKEELLLVLGTSSSESALPGIMEKLEKAGCSRAIVGLVVPTGYSFNLDGTNIYMTLASLFIAQALNIHLPIEKQLMLLLVAMLSSKGAAGVTGAGFVTLAATLAVVPEIPIAGMTLILGIDKFMSECRALTNVIGNSVATVVVANWEKQLDKEQLQYCLDHPAEVEKKLEM